In Zingiber officinale cultivar Zhangliang chromosome 9B, Zo_v1.1, whole genome shotgun sequence, the genomic window TATAACTGCGGTTCTTCATCTGCCGACTGAGGAATGACGCGAGTCGGCTAGCGCTGAATCCCGAGCCCCCAAGCACCAAATAATTATCCAGGGGCCGCTAGCACAGATATGGGCTGACGCCCGAGCCCGTGCAGCGATGATGCCTCTGGGAGCGCTTGCGGACAACCACACTCAGATGTCCACTGGGATAAGTGTTGAGTTTTATTGTATTTTCTCAATTTATCCCCGGTCGACGCTTATACTTTCCTAGTTATTCGCAGTATTGGATAGAGAGTCTGACCATGTGCCAGAAGCTCACTTTTCTGGACAAGGAGGTCAAGAAAATGAAGGTGTCGAGCGGCTAATCATCTTCCTCTCAAGAGCAGACAAATGCTGAGGTGGATAAGCTGAGGGTCGATCTGGCGAAGAGCATCGAGCTGCTCGAGGCCGAGCGAGGAAAGAGAGCAGAGCATGCCTCTCTACTGGCTCGGCTTAACAAGTAAGTCAACACCTTTGACGCCAAGATCAAATCGGCTAATGCGAGGAAACTCCGGGCCATCGAAGACCTGGACCTGAAGAATAAAGAGGCCCAGACCCTTGCTAAGAAACTCAAAGAAGCTGAAGATTTTTTGGTCGCCGAACGGAAAAGTCGGCCGGCCGAAGAAATTGCCCTTCGAGGCCAACTCTCCGCAAAAAATGATGAATTGGCCACCGCGAAGAACGAGTTGGAGGCCTTCCGAGCGGCCTTGAAAACTTATCAAGATGCCGAACCTAGTCGGTTTGAGGCTATGAAGAagaactacatccgctcggacgCTTTCAACGACAAGGTCGCCGACCAAGCACTTCGCTTGTTCGACCTGGCGATCGAAGGGACGTTTGGCCAACTCTAGGGAGGCGACTACATCTATGTTGCTTTATCAAATAAGGTCATCAGTTGGGATAAGTTGATCGAATCGCTACCTGATGATGCCTTagattaccttgagtgaggttGAGAGTTCCGCCTTTGTAAAACTTTGAAGTTTCAATGAATGTTTGTCCGTTCGGCTAAGCTTTATCTTCttctaatatttattttttcaactCGTCTTTCAAACATTGTAAAAACTCGTGGCCTCGGGGCTCCTCTGATCAGCGACGGCTAGTCTATCTAGCCGATTGATCTGTTTTATTTTCAGAGTTGTTCATTATGATTATGTGACCTTCTGATTGGTAATGggagtattttgaagaatagTCCCGAACGGTCACTATATTTTGAAGACTTGGAGCTTTTGAGTAGCTCGTGTCCGTGGTCGGTCGTTCATCATTCTTGAGTTAAAAGATCATCGCTTGACTACTCATCAagccaagggtttaaggtcatcactCGACCGTTGGCGAAGACtaaggtttaaggtcaccgcttaaTCATTGGtaaagacgagggtttaaggtcgccgctcgaccgttggtgaacactagggtttaaggtcgttgctcgaccattggtgaagatgagggtttaaggtcaccgctcgaccattgattaAGActaaggtttaaggtcgccgctcaactatcggggaagacgagggtttaaggtcgccactcggcCGTTGgggaagactagggtttaaggtcgccgctcgactgttggtgaagacgagggtttaaagTCGCGGCTCGATCGTTggtgaagacgagggtttaaggtcgccgctcgaccgttgatgaagactagggtttaaggttgcggctcgaccgttgatgaagactagggtttaaggtcgccgctcgaccattggtgaagacgagggtttaaggtcgccgctcgaccgttgatgaagactaggatttaaggtcgccgctcaaccattgggaaagatgagggtttaaggtcaccgttcGACTATTGGGGAAGACTAgaatttaaggtcgtcgctcgaccgttggcgaagactaggatttaaggtcgccgcttgaccttGGCGAAGACTAggatttaaggtcgttgctcgaccgttgatgtagaccagggtttaaggtcgcggttcaaccattgatgaagactagggtttaaagtcgccgctcgaccattggtaaAGATGAGGGTCTAAGGTCGCTActcgaccattggtgaagactagagtttaaggtcaccgctcgaccgttggtgaagactaaggtttaaggtcgccgctcgatcgttggtgaagatgagggtttaaggtcaccgctcgaccgttgattaAGACTAGGGTTTTGTTGGTTGgttctaggaaaatcgtaccgatttcactgtacaaaaattttgtacaagtgtcaaacctttcctaaataacctattgtgttctttaaaagttaaattaggaatcacaaacagaacttaacattattgattccaaattttaacttatctgttcttaatggtttaaatttggatcgcaagcgaaacttaacactattgatccaaatcaacctatgttataaattcaattaaatattaatttccaaaattggcttctaggactgcatggcaaggcacgtggccttcttgggtatgggagcatccaccaccacctagacaaagtcttttaaggaaagctaatatttaatttccttatataactctaggtttaaccaaaaggaacaatcgaaacacaaattcgaaaaataaaaaaaatacaaactcgaataacaaatttgaaaaactagaatttagcctcttgtgtttggaattcatacaaagaaaaataattagcatgatgcagaaaacaataactagttataccttttctttgtatgctaataacctcgagatcttctgtcgtattcctcgcctcaccttggacgtcatgtgggcgacgatcctccaagatgaacatcacccaaagccttcttcctccttctctaaaatccggccaccaccaccaccaaggaactaaagagagcaaggggaaagggaagggagagagggtcggccacaatagagagctccaacaagagaataaaaaTTGATtgatcatgaggcctctcctccccttcttttatattacttgcccaaggcaaataaggaaagattttttacaaaaattaaaatcttcctcttgtttttccttttccccttttatttttccttttcctttctcttgattgattcaatcattgattaGATCAATtattgattggtcggccccttgcttgggcaccaagcaagggtggccggccccttaaaaggaagaaaataattcttgtaaaaattttataagcaaagaaggaaatctcttataaaaattttacaagctctcttttaatttcctaaagtggatgttaaaaaaatgaaagttttaaaaattaaaaccaagttttaaaatttaaaacttctcttctaaaatttccttttttaacatggttacaaaaaaggttttaaatttaaaactctcttttaaaaaaccatgaggatggttaaataaggaaagttttaaaacttctaaaactctcttttaaaccatgtggcctaattcaaataagaaaagttttaaattttaaaatctttcttttaaaacttgtagatatctacaaagagaagattttaaaaattcaaagcacCCCTCCTAttatgaattattgtggccgacccctctttacttggacaccaagcaaagggtcggcccctttgagaaggaattggccgacccctatggcttggtcaccaagccatgggtcgaccCCCTCTTGgtcaccaagaagggcttttcatgagtggacttgaggcattaatgaggctacgacagggacctagaggagaaattgattttggcctcccgacgagcttgagtatcctgtgttcgccccgaacacataactcaagttcattaacaataactcattctactagagagttattattgcactaccgcaccaatcccaaattacattataggctccttctcatcatgagtgtgttagtctccctgtgtttaaaatattgaatgcccactaattaattgagttactgacaactcattaattaatgtcttagtccaagagtagtaccactcaacctcattgtcatgtcggactaagtctacctgtagggtttaacatgacaatccttctgagctcttcttgggggcattctcaacctagataactagaacacagtttccttctataatcaacaacacacattataagtaatatcatttcccaacttatcgggcctattgatttatcgagctaaatctcaccctttgaaaagtcaaagaaataaatactaaatatatgtgcttgttattatattaggattaagagcacacacttccataataactaaggtttagttcttttattaagtcagtataaaaagaacttaccttaaatgatcctactcaatacacttagagtgtattagtgtaatttattagtcaagataactaatccctaattacactacgactattccaacggtttgttcctttccatcttagtcgtgagcaactgtttataatttataaagaactgataacacgattttctgtgtgtgacaccacacaccatgttatctacaatataaattaattgaacaactacacttaacaaataaatgtagacatttgaccaatgtgatttttttatttcaaaaataaatgtttacaaaagctaggcttttagtatacactctaacatgtttAAGGTTGTTGCTCGACCATTGGGGAAGACGAGGATTTAAGGTTGTCACTCGACCGTTGgggaagactagggtttaaggtcgtcgctcgaccgttagtgaagactagagtttaaggtcgttgcttaACCGTTGAtatagaccagggtttaaggatgtcgctcgaccgttgatgaagactaggatttaaggtcaccgctcgaccgttagtgaagatgagggtttaaggtcgccgcttgaccattgatgaagactagggtttaaggtcgctactCGTCCGTTGGGGAAGACACATCTCAAGAGTGACATTCTTCGCTTTTATTCATATATGCACTACGTTCAGGAAACACACAAAAATACATGTATTCACTCACGTACCTCTTATGCGGCcctgtagggttggagatgatttgcgctccacggtCGCTTGAGCTGCCTTCccccctcatcctccaagtagtaggcaccTGAGTGGAGCTTTTGTACGACCTTGAAAGGTCCCGCCCATGGGGCTTCGATCTTGGTGATGTCGCCGActgacttcaccttcttccatatgaGGTCACTGACCTAGAAGGACTTCGAgatcaccctccgattgtagttctgcttcattcgtTGTCGGTACACTGCTAGCCAAACAGCTGCTTTAGCCCGTATTTCGTCCATCAAGTCGAGTTCCATGAGTCTCCATTTGGCATTTCCTTCATTGTAGTACTGCACCGGATCAGATTCTACCCCGACCTCCACGGGGATGACTGTTTCGCCcccgtataccaagtggaagggGGTTATGCCGGTTCCCTCCTTCGGGGTCATACGAAGGGCCCACAACACACTGGGGAGCTTATTGACCCAGCTGCCTCCGGCGTGGTCAAGCTGAGCGCATAGAACTCTGGGGATTTCCCGATTGGAGACTTCGGCTTGTCCGTTGCCCTAGGGGtaggccacagaggtgaaggcctattGGATGTCATAGCTCTCGCACCAATCTCTGAGCCCTTGACCGGCAAATTGTCTCCCATTATCTGATACGAGCAGGCATGGGATGCTGAACCGACATATGATGTTCTACCAAATGAACTTAATGACCATATGCTCGGTTATTCTTGCAAGccgctcggcttccacccacttcgaAAAGTAGTCCACCACGACGAGCAGAAATCTCCGCTGACCTGTCGCCATGGGGAATGACCCAACGATACCCaggccccattggtcgaacgggcaagatactgttgacgctttcatttcctcggTCGGTATGTGCGGAAGGTTATGATACTTTTAGCAGGACAAGCAGGTGGTTACCGTCCAAGCAATGTCTTCTTGGAGGGTCGACCAAAAATATCTGGTCATGAGTATCTTTTGAGCTAACGCATGACCGCTCGGATGACCGCTCGGATGACCTCCACAGGAACCTTGGTGCACCTCCCACAAAATGTATTTGACATCTTTCGATCCGACGCATTTGAGTAGGGACCTGGAGAAGGTTCTCTTATAAAGCTGGTCCATGACCAAAGTGAACCATCCGACCCTCTTCTTCAGCAAGCGAGCTTCTTCCTGATCAGAGGGGGTAACTACCGATCGCAGAAACTTTGTCAAAGCCATCCTCCAATCATTTGGGAAGGTCATTCCTTCCATTTGGTCAATATGTGCCACGAGCGAGATCTATTCGATCGGTTGCCCTATGACgattgtgttggagtgtatactgaaagcctaagctttgtaaacattcattatgaataaagaatcacatttggtcaaattgtctacattttgtagttgttcatttaatttatattgtagataacatagtatgtggtgtcacatgcagaagatgatgttatcagtaccttataaattataaacagtagctcacgaccaaaatggaaaggaacaaaccattagaaggtcgtagtgtaattaggtattagtttatcttgactatataattacactggtacactcagagtgtattgagtaggaccatttgaggtcgtttcttttatactgactttataaaggaacaaagacctcggttattatggaagtgtgtactcttaatcctaatataataacaagcatatatatttgatatttatttctttaatttatcaatgggtgagatttagttcgatgaatcaataagcccgataagttgggaaatgatatcacttatagtgtgtgttgttgattatagaaggaaactgtgtcctagagatactaggttgataatgtccccaagaggagctcataaggattgtcatgttaaacccggcaggacttagtccgacatggcgataaggttgagtggtactactcttggacttagatattaattaaatgagttgtcagtaactcacttaattagtggacattcgatatcttaaacacagggagactaacactcataataagaaggagcccaaaatgtaatttgggattggtgcggtagttcaataatagttctctagtggaatgaattattattgataaaattaagttgtgtgttcggggcgaacacgggatgcttaattttatcgggagaccaaaaccaattcctcctctcggtccctatcgtatcctcttatttatagagttctatacccacctatacccaccttctatacccaccaataaggggtcggccaagctagcttgggaaacaagcaagggccggcctaggtatgaatttgggtggccggccctagcttgaacccaagctagtgggggccggccaaattaaattaaaaaggaattttaattttaatttttattatgtggaagaaataatttattaaagagaattaaaattaaaatatctatcttataaaagatctacaaaagattaaagaaagatattaaatctctttccttatttgtagattggtgagatattttatttttctctttaaaaattattcacatgttataaaattaaaattatagaaatttccttttatcaaccatgaagagattttttaaagagaaattttattttaaaattttcggaaacaaattaggaagttttaatttgttgattgaaactctcctaatttgctcttttgattgtggcaggccatcacaaggttgattgggaaattttattttatttttctcaattaattcatgtcaaggaaaattgaggaaattttattgtaattaaatttcctaatttgcctaggccaaggaatataaaagaaggggtatgggtgccttcatgagatacaacctctattattttctctccctcttttccttggtgttgtggccggccatcatctcttctcttcttcctctttgtggtggccgaaactctctattgcttggagctcttgtggaggccggatactacttggagaagaagaagaagaaggagaggaagcttgcatctcttagagcttggttggtgtttttcttcttccttggtgaagctttcttgttttggccgaacctagctaggaggagaagaaggtgcttggtggtttctcatctcggaagatcgttgcccacacaacgtccgaggttagaagaggaatacggtagaagatcaagaggtttttctacaaggtataactagtaatttttctttccgcatcatgctagttatttatggaaataataccaaatacaatagacttacgttctagaatttcgaatatgtttttcgatattgtgttcttttgttttttcttttccttgtgatttgattgttctctttggttaacctaaagttattttaggaaattaaatattagctttctataaaatgttttgtctagtcggtggtggttgctcccatatccaagaaggccatgtgcctcgccacgtcgaaccaattatggaaattaatatttaatgatttgggtcgaacgtgttaagttccgcggagatccaagtcaaaacctaaaagaacaaatagattaagttttggatcaaacgtgttaagttcgcagcgatccaaaatttaatttaaaagaacacatggtagctaggaaaaggttcagacctttgtacaaaatttttgtacagtggaacctctaggctttccgagtagcaaccaacaattggtatcagagctagggttttgcctctgtgtatttggtattagtttaattatgcacatgtcatacataatttaggcaggataatagtaggatgtgctaactttgtggatgcaggatctaactattatggcttatagttattatgtgtgtgattggacccttggacatgtcaagggcattttattgtgtgtgcatgattgtattataaaatacagcaggagctgtatttagttttattaggattttatttttgatctagatacatgtacattccttttatggaatataggatcaaaatgtaaaattctttttatgtcgcggattgattcttgcaaagcgtggaaccttctaaggaccagaggcgcagcggaactaggagcaagattgatgcgacagctagaccaaatatgacagcagcttgggatgacaacacacggaggacaactagagataaaagtcataatagttgaaaattagtttctctatttattgcttttatattgtgctgtgtgtgcatgttagtttacaagtttagtaggctagcatagttaaaattcctcatttataaataactaagtgggagagggattttttaagtaaatcccatggtctccattactggtttgtaagtgatgcaaacaagcttgcgcgttggctctgagtgccttcctccatgacggatgagcttgtttgtggatcactagaacagacttccatttttggatgactataggaagttaattaagagcgtgtgatcttccccaacggaaggggcataatcttattaatggacttagtgtcaagtaatggtatacacttagacacatctaaatagtatccttcccatcggagtcactgctattatttgtgtgaccaaataataccaactattaattttatttgtcaaaagttaggttgacaagataataaaattaatgggtttaaaccctccttttacaaatgttgaatttgtatacgtccacactaacgtggcatacaaaattcacggtgttatgaggtgttggttaatttaaaatagtattgtttgaggaatcaatattattctaaatttagagttctgaccaaaagttatttgtgattcttaggatgactttcaacccactatccatcatacttcaacaaaatagacttactgaacctaattacatagattggaaaaggaacctggacattgttctgactgctgaaagctataaatttgtactgactgaaccttgtcctgatgcacccactggtgaatctacccaagaggagattgaatatcataagagatgggtaaaggtagatgagatggcgcggtgttacattttggcttcaatgtcaaatgtattgcaacatcaacatcaatttaccaacgacttatgatattatgaacaatctcaaggaactctttggtcatcggatagggcttctagacaagaagctatgagaaagataatgacaccaccatgcaagaggtcccgtaagggatcatatcctaaaatgatggcttatccgaacgagatgatccttggaggagaaattgatggaaacccagatcgatatgatcctccaaacgctacctagaagtttttgaactataatatgaataagaggatttattcattagggaaactactgacagaaggattatttcgtcataattctcaaattcactttctttgaaaatggttctacttctaaaccgagaagaagaagaagaaacaagtcggttgaaaagaaagtgaataaatctagTACAGGATTTAAAttcggaaggaagaagaaggacaaGTGCTTCCCATGTAATAtgggaaggcggactgtcctcgtaggaaccaaaacaaaggtatatctcatgctctagttgttgaaacatgtttagcggtgttatctaccggcacgtgtgtagatatgggagccatcgatcatgtctgcaattccttgcggggttccagaacgactacatgaag contains:
- the LOC122022971 gene encoding uncharacterized protein LOC122022971, with amino-acid sequence MATGQRRFLLVVVDYFSKWVEAERLARITEHMLDHAGGSWVNKLPSVLWALRMTPKEGTGITPFHLVYGGETVIPVEVGVESDPVQYYNEGNAKWRLMELDLMDEIRAKAAVWLAVYRQRMKQNYNRRVISKSF